The nucleotide sequence TAGATTTGTGTCTAAAACCCTCACAAAACCGTGTGGGAGGATGAaagaagttttgttttccacaatCTCTGTCCCTTGCAGTGGTAAAACTTCTTTTTAGTGTTCTTGCTCTGCTCAGTGGCTCTGGGcccaggaaaagctgcctgGAATTTCACttcctggctttttttgggaaggGCTGATCGAGCTGTGCTGCACAAACTGCAGGAATTCTCCCCTCTGCCACAAAACTCTCCCCTGGATTCTCTTGGGAAGAATTCCTGTGGGGGTTTGCTGTGccctcagctcttcccaaaCTGAGGAatcattcccagctctcctggccttggagcagggaaaggggtttggggtttttttggaggagaaggaggtgtTTTGTGGGAACAGCAAGCagctattttttaattctgttttcattctgttttgaTGTTTTGACAACCcaaatttgtgggtttttatcCCGTGCCAAGCAAGGCTCTGGCAGGGGAGCAAGGGGAGGACAGCATATCTGAGGAGGGATGGATGGGCAGGGATTTGGTGACAAGAAAATATTGCTGGGAACCATTTAGAGCATGAAAAGGGCAAAATTAGAAGGGAGATGTTAATTAGTGACACCGCAGAGGGAGCAGGTACCCCCAGTCCTCACCTCAGGTGCCTCACAAGGGACACTGGGGTAGGAATGGGATTTGAACACCTCAGCCTCATCCATCCCAAAGGGGAGACCACACAGGGGAACCCCTGATCTCACCTCAGCCTGGGGGTTTTTATTGGACAAAAAGGTGAAACCACCCCAAAAGCTGAGCCATGGGTATTTTTTGCTGAAGTGGGGAGGCACCAAGCCCGTGGATATTTGGGATGAGTGCCATGAATCTGCTTTTTCCTGGCTAATTCCCAGTGTGGAGGCATTGAAGCTGAAGTCGTGGCATGCAATGACCTCTAGTGAGGGTGGATAAAATAACAGAGGAGGAGGAtttgagctgctctgggcactccAAGATCCCAGAATTTTGTAACACCTTGGCTTGTTGGATCTTTTTAAAGTGATTAACACAAGCAGGTTGCTCAGTGGGCTTtggtttattcttttttaaatgttaaaggGTCACAAACTCAGCCCAGGGATTCattccagcactgcagtgagGATTTTGGAGAGTCTGGAAAGGTCATGAATGGAATGAATGTTTGTTTAGTCCAGATGAGGGATGGATGTGGTCAccacacagggagagctgggggtggaGAATTGGAGGGGGAGAATTGAAAATGAATTGGGGGGGCGAGAATTGGAGGGGAAGAATTGAAAATgaattggggggggggagaaTTGGAGGGGAAGAATTGAAAATGAATTGGGGGGGAGAATTGGAGGGGAGGAATTGGAGGGGGGGAATTGGGGATGGAAAATTGAAAATGAATTGGGGATGGAGAATTGGAGGGGAAGAATTGGAGGGGAAGAATTGAAAATGAATTGGGGGGGCGAGAATTGGAGAGGAAGAATTGAAAATGAATTGGGGGGGCGAGAATTGGAGgggaagaattaaaaatgaattgGGGATGGAGAATTGGAGGGGAGAATTAGAAATGGAGAATTGAAAATGAATTGGGGATGGGGAATTGGGGATGGAGAATTGGAGGGGGAGAATTGAAAATGAATTGGGGATGGGGAATTGGAGGGGGAGAATTGGAGGGGGAGAATTGAAAATGAATTGGGGATGGGGAATTGGAGGGGGAGAATTGGAGGGGGAGAATTGAAAATGAATTGGGGATAGGGAATTGGAGGGGGAGAATTAGAAATGGAGAATTGAAAATGAATTGGGGATGGGGAATTGGGGATGGAGAATTGGAGGGGGAGAACTGAAAATGAATTGGGGATGGGGAATTGGAGGGGGAGAATTGAAAATGAGTTGGGGATAGGGAATTGGAGGGGGAGAATTAGAAATGGAGGATTAGAGACAAAGACCCACATTTGGGGTGCAGGTGGCACTGGCAGTCCCAAGTGCTGGCcctcaggcagcagctcctgaggatccaggaggggttttttgaggcaggaggatgctgagcAGTGAGAGGTGTTTGTGCAGGAGGTGGGCACCGAGTGTGAGAGCTCTGCCCACCCAGCAGGCCTGGAATTGCTGCGTGTGGAGGGCGGGAGGGGAagctgggacagcagagggGTGTGAAATGGTGAAATCCCAGATTGCTGGTGGGCTGCCCTTCTTgggggattattttttttcccctcttttttggctttctgagagaaaagacaaacaaagcCGAGCTCCCACACAGTCCCCAGCTGaaatcagcactgctgctgtgtgaggagcctgcagggagcacaggagctgcctcagtgctgctgttcctgaaacaaaacccaccctgagctcagctccttcccacaggtGAGACAGAACTTGCTCCAAGGCAGTTCATTGCAGCTGGAGGTGATTTACAGACCTTGTGAGTGTCTTCAGCTGTAGAGAGGGAATAATTAAAGGAAATGGGgtcattttgctgtttattttccctttccaccAGCTCTGGTCAGTAGAAGATGCCACTGCACGTTGCAGGCAGGCTGAGAATGtcaccccagccctgcagtccCTGCTGGAAGGGGAAAACCAGCTTTTCTTGCAGATTTTGGGGTGGCTGGGGGTGGCTAAGGGGCTAAAATGCTCCCTGGATGAGGTGTTGGATGCCAAAGGCacaccaggagcagccaggactgTGATGGGCGAGTCCAGGCTGTGACTGGGGCACTTCAGACCTAAAGCAAGCGTCAAGGCTGATTCTTTGCTGAttcaaaacagcatttcctCCTCAATATTCCAAGGGCAGCTCCCAGACTGTGTCCTGTGGTTTCCCCAGGTCCGGAGGATGGTCGGGGCTCTGGTTGCTGTGGGCCAGGGGAAGTTGTCCCCTCAGGacatccaggagctgctggaggtgaaGGATGCCCGGGCTTTCCCCCCTCATGCCATGGCTCCACCCTCGGGGCTCTTCCTGAAATCCGTGGAGTACAGCCAGGCAGGTGGGTGGAAGCAGGGAATGGCTTTTCTGGGAATCAGATCCGAGGGAGCAGCGACgcccctgagctgtgctggcacccccagagagctgggagggaccctaAAAATCATCCAGTAAAGATCACAGCGAAGGTGAGGGATTGGAGAGGTGTTTGCAGCAGCTGATGTGGAAAACCAGGGAATTCTCCCCTCTTGCTTGCAGGTTAATGAGAGGGAATTTTCTTGTTAATGACTTTGAATGATGCTTCAAATTCTTGTCCTGTCCCAGGGCATGCCTAGAACCCAAATCTCCTGTGGGATCTGCAGCTCCAGTTCTGTTCCCTCACTTCTCCCATGGAATTTaggaggctgcagggcagagcagagcatccTTTTGTTTATATGAATGTAAAAATTCTCTTCCTTTAACAGTAGCAACCAGTCctggccaggttggacaggacttagagcaacctgggatagtggaagtgtccctgcccatggcagggctggaatgagatgggatttaaggtctcTCCTAACCCAGACCTTTCCATGATGAACCATTGGAGTTTTTTAGCCTAAAAAAGCGGGGCAGATTTGCAGAAATAGCAAATGGAAGTTGGACATCCCTGATAGGGACAGCAGGAGCTCAAACTGCAAGGATTGAGCTGCCTGTGGATCATCCAGAGCCCAGGAAATGGGGATACAAAGCACTtttcaccaccctcagagcTTCCCCAGGCTCAGCAGGCATCCAGGTGGGATGGAGGAAGccagaagggaaagggaaggaacaaagagcagtgcagggagctggaattCAGCTCTGAGCTCGGCCcacaaaggcagctgctggttttgtccCTCTCCTCGCCAGGGGGAAGTGAAGCAGATCTCGAGTGCTTTTGGGTGGTTTCAGAGCCATCTCTTCCCCTAaatcaatgttttctttttcctctcccctcagATCTGGCTGCTCCGAGTGCCCCAGCAGAAGAGGAGCTCTGTGGGCTGAGCTGAAAGGACTCTTGTGGCTGTGGGGTGGAGGTTGGCCAAGTGATCTCAATAAAAACCATTGactgtggctgcaggagctgcctggccTTTGTCGCTGccaggggagaaggaagaacaattttgtgctgctttctttcttctggCTTCTCTCTGAGGTTCTGCTGCCTGcctcaggaggaggaaggagtggggctgggtatttttcatattttggggtgttttttcctgctgtggggggtgtgggaggaaggcaggctgagagagaggagaaaatgcagcatttcctctcctccctttgTGAGCTGCTTTTGTTTGATGAGGGATTTGCAGAAACAGCCTTTGGAAGTGCTCAggtttttcctctccccatctCCCAGAAGCTTTTACTTCATCCTTCAGCTCCTCGTGGTGCTGTCACTCTctcagggcagggagcagggaactcatatttgtctttattttattttaaccactcagctctgcctgcttgCCCAGGCTGTAAAATAAACATTGGGCaacttgtgggttttttcctcagcaatGACACCAGAATCTCTGCGTGTTTTGGTTAGAAAATGACTGGAAGAATGGCAGGAAtacagaaaagatgaaaatgtcGAGTTCTGAAGTGAAACCCTCCTGCAGTGGAAGCATTTGGGAAGTCTGGGACCTCCAGAGCAATCTCCCCTCTGTGAGGGAAAAAACTGCAGAGACAGAGTTGGTCAGAGCTCCTGAGGGCCCCAAAATTCCCAGGTTTTGtgctggagggagcagcagctcttcctgaCCTCTCTGAGGGCCAccctggatttgggatggggatcAAGTGAGTGACCCTGGCAGAGGACTCGGGGATGGCCCAAATCTGGGGGTCAGTGGTGCCTGTCCCAGGCAGCAATTTTGCCTCACACCTCCTTtggacagggaagggaagggtagAGGAGATTCCTGGCTCCCCTTGGAGTTCTTTATTCCCTCAGGGAATaattcccagcactgctttgGAGGAGTCCTGGTCTCTGCCatggagagctggagctgtttgaGGTCTGTttgtgctccctgctccagccttgcTGGATCAGCACAGGGAATCAGGGATTTTCCAGCTGTTCCAAACCTTAATGTGTTTCCAGCCAGGAATTTGCCTGAAAGATGGACTAGCAGCATTCCCTGGCTCTCCCTCCCTTTGAGGGAAGTGGGAATGCAGCTCCAGGCCCAGCTGGGAGTGGGTCAGGGATGGTTccagggggacaggaggggatcTGGGCTGCctttgggtgggatttttgtGCTTCCCTCGTGcaggggatttttggggagcACCAAAGCCCCACTGGAGCTCCCCCCCCAGTTTTTGGGGGACGTCTCAGCGACAGCTCTTGGTGGCTTCCTGTGgtttctctgcagagcagcagtgacagatTCCCcgagcagctgagcagagacCTCACAGCTCTGGGGGGACTTTGGAGAggcccctcctgcagctcctgcaccagACCTGAGCTCTGGTAAGTCCAGTTTCTatctgaatttattattttagttttcacAGGGCATAGAAATAATCATATTCATCCTATTTGGGTGTTCATCAAGCTGCAGGCTCAGGTGTCTCCCCTTTCTAACAGCCACGGTgcagaaatatctgaaattgAGGTTTATGTACTTGTTTCTCAACTTCTGGCCCAATAAAAACCCAAATTTAGTGGCTGAGCATTTGCCCAGGCAGGAGTTAAGTAGTAAATTACCTGGTAAACTCTGCAAAAAGAACTAttgaggggttttattttggttttttgcatcccagagcagctgttaAAAATAATCTAAAGGCACTGAATGAAAGGAGATGCTCCCTCAGCAGAGAATTCCTGCACAAACTCCAAGTCCAAGTAGTTTTTATGTCCTTCATTAATACTCATTATCAGGGggatttttccattcttttcctgtttattttgtgGCATTACTGGGTCTCTTCAGTTGATTCAATTTGggcaccctttccatggggagatGGTTTGAAAGTGATGctttaaaatcaggaaaaaacccccaaatttatCAAAGTTCAGAGACTCAACCTGGGGTTTACATGGAAAAACTGAATAATTTCATGAACTCCAAATGCAGTGGGAATTTTGatgcttttctgtgtgcttGGAAATGAAATTACTGCCCAGAAACCGGAGTTCAGGGGggcccaaaaaaaacccacccagaacCGAAACCAACAAAACAATTCTGGGGAAGCAAAAGTGAATTTGGAATTTGGTCTGAGCCCATATTTGAAAAATGGCAGAGAAGTCTGTCCCCTCTCAGGATGGAAGGTGTGAAGGGGGATCCTGTTAGaggggagggatttggggcatttatctggtgaggagcaggagcttGTGAGGATTTtacccctccccagctctctctgaaCCCGCACCAGGCGGGTGCTCAGGGCCAAAACTCTGCGATGAAGAACATTTCAACTCCTAAATTCATCTCTCAGCCATGGTTTGGTGTtaattttgctctgtgtttaCAACCCCTTTGCTATTGGGTGCAAAACCTGTGTAAGATCCCTGTGTTTGCCTGCTTAAAATGAAACCAATTTTTTGGTCTCTTTTCACATGGTTTTATCACGGTTTTTTgtctattttcttatttttttggtctcttttctcatttttatctctggtttttgtttcttttctcatttttttctcatgttttttgtCTCTTATGTTCTTTTCTCATggtttttgtctcttttctcatttttttcttatgttttttggctcttctcatttttttctcatttttttgtctcttttcatttttttctcatggttttgtctcttttctcatttttatctctggtttttgtctcttttctctttttttttctcatttttttgtctcttttctcatttttttctcatgttttttgtCTCATGTTCTTTTCTCATagtttttgtctcttttctcattttttctcatgttttttgtctcttttctcatttttttctcatttttttgtctctttttcatttttttctcatgttttttgtctcttttctcatttttttctcatgttttttgtctcttttctcgtttttttctcatgttttttgtctcttttctcatttttatctctgggttttgtctcttttcttgtttttttctcatgttttttgtCTCTTATGTTCTTTCCTCAtgatttttgtctcttttctcatGTTTCACGTATCTGGGGCAGTTCTGACTTTGTGAGATAAACAACTCTTGGCAGGAAGTGTGAATTCAGagtttcctttggaaaacacCCACCAGCCTTTGTTGTTTTGGTGCTTTCAGTGCCTCCGTTTTGGGGCCATTGTGCACATTTTAGGTGACTTTAATTCCTCACTGCCTGCAAGGGGCTCTGTTCAGGTGCCACAATTGGATTTATTTACTCAGATTCCTTTTCTGTCTGATGGGAGCTGCACTGTTGGGGTGCAGTTTATGGCCTGAGTGAGAGCCCTGCTTGTGCAGTGCCTCTTTCCCCTATTTCAGACACAAACCCCAGTCCTTCAGGCTGCTTTTGGAGCAGGTGAGTGGTGGTTTCCCTCTGCAGAGAAGGTTTTAGGGTGCTGAAAATCCACCCAGTGTGGacatttccccttgtcccctTCGCTCAGCTCCTCTGTTACCGTAGTGTTGTCAGCTCAGGATGATTTTAGTGCCACTAAAGGCTCTGTCCACTGGGAAAACTCAAGTGTTTGTGGtttaaatggtttattttttcttttttagggACACTGCTTCCCATGCAAAGCCCCCAGGCCTGACCCACAGACCTGACCAGGCTGAGCATCGTTCTGGGGTGAAACTTCAGCTCTCACCCGCTTGGGATGAAATAAAACTCCAGGAGTGAGGGATGCCTTAAACTTCACCCCACGTGAAGGGAATaattcctgctctccagcaggaCCCATGGCAGGGATTTCCTGGCTTGAGGGAGTCTCCAATGGGACAAATTTCCCAAGTTCCAGTGGGACAAATGCCAGCTCAGGAGCAGCTTTGCAGCATTCCCTGTTTGCTGTCACCTACAGCGCTGTGttggtgctggggctgctgggcaatgccctggccctgtccctgctgtcctgcagagccaAGCCCTTGTCCCACTCCTacatcctcctgctgcagctggcccTGCTGGACACCCTGTTCCTTTGTGTGCTGCCCCTCCACATCCATTCCCAGCTGCGTGGGGACACCTGGGCCTTTGGGGACACGGCCTGCAGGGTCACAGGGGCTCTGTTCTGCCTCCACATCTCCCTGAGCGTCGCCTTTTTCAGCTGCCTCTGTGCAGATCtgtggctggcagtgctgcaccCCTTCACCTCCATCCAGCTCAGGGCCACCCActacctgctgctggccacgGCCCTGTGGGTGGTGGCCCTTGGTGGCACTGTCCCGCTGGTCCTCCACAGCAGgggggtgaggagcagcacagcctgctttggcagcttccctgggagctgggctcaccccacagcccctcacaccATCCTGGCCttcatttttggggtggttGTGCCGTTTTCCATCATCCTGCTGGGCTTCCCGCTGGTGGCCAGGAGCATCTGGCAGAGCCGGCGCAGAGCTGCCAAGAGGAAGGCCCTGGGCACCATCTCCATCATCCTGGGCATCTGTGCCCTCTGCTTCCTGCCCCACCACCTCACCCAGCTGCTGCGCTTCCTGCTGGGGCTCCGGGGGATCCAGAGGGAGCCGTTCCCCAGCCTGATCCCCGAGATCCAGAGGGTGACCTCGGCCCTGGcgagctgcagctgctgcctcaaCCCCCTCCTGTACTATTTCCACTCCTCCAGCAGGCACTGGCACTGCCCCTTCAGGCTCAGGCTCAGGTCTAAGAGGGTGTTCACCATCTGTGACCAGAATTTCGGGGACCCCTCCTGGGAC is from Corvus moneduloides isolate bCorMon1 chromosome 22, bCorMon1.pri, whole genome shotgun sequence and encodes:
- the LOC116454764 gene encoding lysophosphatidic acid receptor 6-like — translated: MAGISWLEGVSNGTNFPSSSGTNASSGAALQHSLFAVTYSAVLVLGLLGNALALSLLSCRAKPLSHSYILLLQLALLDTLFLCVLPLHIHSQLRGDTWAFGDTACRVTGALFCLHISLSVAFFSCLCADLWLAVLHPFTSIQLRATHYLLLATALWVVALGGTVPLVLHSRGVRSSTACFGSFPGSWAHPTAPHTILAFIFGVVVPFSIILLGFPLVARSIWQSRRRAAKRKALGTISIILGICALCFLPHHLTQLLRFLLGLRGIQREPFPSLIPEIQRVTSALASCSCCLNPLLYYFHSSSRHWHCPFRLRLRSKRVFTICDQNFGDPSWDYKPRQRHGRKNHGDGIN